In one window of Flavobacterium ginsengisoli DNA:
- a CDS encoding cytidylyltransferase domain-containing protein, with translation MSNLCIIPARGGSKRIPRKNIKLFLGKPIIAYSIEASN, from the coding sequence ATGTCTAATCTTTGTATAATTCCTGCAAGGGGAGGAAGTAAGCGAATTCCGCGAAAAAACATCAAGTTATTTCTGGGTAAACCAATAATTGCTTATTCAATTGAAGCGAGCAATTAA
- the pseF gene encoding pseudaminic acid cytidylyltransferase: MKRAINSKLFDEVMVSTDDPEIAEIATKFGANVPFFRTEKTANDFATTFDVIEEVLLNYKDLDQNYDVVCCLYACAPFATSIKLTESLEVLEKNNYDSVFPVMQFGFPIQRSLKFEDDKIKFFYPEFSLSRSQDLEKSYHDAGQFYWMQVDKCLPEKKILTGNSGSIVISEMEGQDIDNEVDWKLAELKYELLQSIK; this comes from the coding sequence TTGAAGCGAGCAATTAATTCTAAATTATTCGATGAGGTAATGGTTTCTACTGATGATCCAGAAATTGCTGAAATAGCAACAAAATTTGGAGCAAATGTACCATTTTTCAGAACAGAAAAAACAGCAAATGATTTCGCTACAACTTTTGATGTAATTGAAGAAGTTCTTCTAAACTATAAAGATTTAGATCAAAATTACGATGTAGTTTGCTGTCTTTACGCTTGCGCACCGTTTGCAACTTCAATTAAACTTACTGAAAGTTTAGAAGTTTTAGAAAAGAATAATTATGATAGTGTTTTTCCTGTTATGCAATTCGGATTTCCTATTCAAAGAAGTTTAAAATTTGAAGATGATAAGATTAAATTTTTCTACCCTGAATTTAGTTTGTCAAGATCACAGGATTTAGAGAAAAGTTACCATGATGCTGGACAATTTTATTGGATGCAGGTTGATAAATGCTTGCCAGAAAAAAAGATTTTAACCGGAAATAGTGGGAGTATAGTTATTTCTGAAATGGAGGGTCAAGATATTGATAACGAAGTGGATTGGAAATTAGCTGAATTAAAATATGAATTGCTACAAAGTATTAAATAA
- a CDS encoding GNAT family N-acetyltransferase: MNCYKVLNNQKYSEGDFSIIPIRYEDRLDIMKWRNEQIYHLRQDKPLTVESQENYFNNIVSKLFDQEKPNQILFSFLRNEEFVGYGGLVHINWVDKNAEISFLMNTNLEKEFYSSFLLNFLSLIEKVAFSDLDLFKIYTYAFDVRPQLYPILEQSNFFKEAVLKNHCFYYGSFKDVIIHSKFNIL, translated from the coding sequence ATGAATTGCTACAAAGTATTAAATAACCAGAAATATTCTGAAGGAGATTTTTCAATCATACCAATTCGTTACGAAGATCGTTTAGATATAATGAAATGGCGTAATGAACAAATTTATCATTTGCGTCAAGATAAACCATTAACAGTTGAAAGTCAGGAAAATTATTTCAATAATATAGTGTCTAAGCTTTTTGACCAAGAAAAACCAAACCAAATTTTATTTTCTTTTTTAAGAAATGAAGAGTTTGTTGGTTATGGAGGATTGGTTCACATTAATTGGGTTGATAAAAATGCTGAGATATCATTCTTAATGAATACAAATTTAGAAAAGGAATTTTATAGTTCTTTTTTGTTGAATTTTCTAAGTTTAATTGAAAAAGTTGCATTTAGTGATTTAGATTTGTTTAAAATTTACACATACGCTTTTGACGTGCGACCACAGCTTTATCCAATACTTGAGCAATCTAATTTTTTTAAAGAAGCCGTATTAAAGAATCATTGTTTCTATTATGGAAGTTTTAAAGATGTTATTATACATAGTAAATTTAATATATTGTGA
- the pseH gene encoding UDP-4-amino-4,6-dideoxy-N-acetyl-beta-L-altrosamine N-acetyltransferase, which yields MGCKYTYVNFTDLNNEELLLVFNWRNNYEVRKWMYSTDLVELDNHFNFVERLKTDKSKLYFLVKRNDLPIGTFSLTGIENGEAEWGYYVAPDYHHKNIGVEFYYYALEYIYLVLKMKNVKGYVLTTNKSANSFSDLFGFSKVISKFTSSGNNNDEYFFREMSENVWEEKVRKNKKIERLLELTVKSTI from the coding sequence ATGGGATGTAAATATACTTACGTAAATTTCACTGATTTAAATAATGAAGAATTATTATTGGTATTTAATTGGAGAAATAATTACGAAGTAAGAAAATGGATGTATAGTACTGATTTAGTTGAGTTAGATAACCATTTTAATTTTGTTGAAAGATTAAAAACGGATAAATCTAAATTGTACTTCCTTGTAAAAAGAAATGATTTGCCGATTGGTACTTTTTCACTAACTGGAATAGAAAATGGAGAAGCCGAATGGGGTTATTATGTGGCTCCAGATTATCATCATAAAAATATAGGAGTTGAATTTTATTATTATGCATTAGAATATATTTATTTGGTATTAAAGATGAAAAATGTGAAAGGATACGTTTTAACTACTAATAAGTCAGCAAATTCATTTAGTGATCTCTTTGGTTTTTCAAAAGTAATATCAAAATTTACTAGTTCGGGAAATAACAACGATGAATATTTTTTTAGAGAAATGTCTGAAAATGTGTGGGAAGAAAAAGTTAGAAAAAATAAAAAAATCGAAAGGCTCTTAGAATTGACGGTAAAATCAACAATTTAA
- a CDS encoding 3-oxoacyl-ACP synthase III family protein, whose translation MEAFLNGISYYLPEKVLDNSELSSMFPEWSVEKISQKTGIISRHIADEDESSSDMAIKALENFINDYNFDKSLIDYIILCTQTPDYLLPTTACIIQDKAGLSKRCGAIDVNLGCSGYIYGLGLAKGLVSTGQAKNVILITSEMYSKIIHPKDKSNRTIFGDGATATLITSEPNYKHFSAKIKNFKYGTDGSGFDHLIVKNSGVKIDRENQKDFYDEEDNFVSNDDYLYMNGKEIFNFTAFEIPKLVANTLEVNALSLAEIDMVIFHQANAFMLDFIRKRCGIDSDKFYVSMSDIGNTVSSTIPIALSRVIKENRFKTNQEALLCGFGVGLSMAGVVIEIC comes from the coding sequence ATGGAAGCGTTTTTAAATGGAATCTCGTATTATTTGCCAGAAAAAGTTTTGGATAATTCAGAACTTTCTTCGATGTTTCCTGAATGGTCTGTTGAGAAAATTTCTCAAAAAACAGGAATTATTAGCAGACATATCGCGGATGAGGATGAATCATCAAGTGATATGGCAATTAAGGCCTTGGAGAATTTTATAAATGACTATAATTTTGATAAATCATTAATAGATTATATCATTCTTTGTACTCAGACACCAGATTATCTCCTTCCAACTACAGCTTGTATCATTCAAGATAAAGCAGGATTATCAAAGAGATGTGGAGCAATAGATGTTAATTTAGGATGCTCTGGATATATATACGGATTGGGTCTTGCAAAAGGACTTGTTTCTACGGGGCAAGCTAAAAATGTGATTTTGATTACTTCTGAAATGTATTCAAAAATTATTCATCCGAAAGATAAGTCTAATCGAACAATTTTTGGGGATGGTGCAACGGCAACATTAATAACATCTGAACCTAATTATAAACATTTTTCGGCGAAGATTAAAAACTTTAAATACGGAACAGACGGTAGTGGATTTGACCATTTAATCGTAAAAAATAGTGGAGTTAAAATAGATAGAGAGAATCAAAAAGATTTCTATGATGAGGAGGATAATTTTGTATCTAACGATGATTATCTTTATATGAATGGTAAGGAAATTTTTAACTTTACTGCATTTGAAATACCAAAATTAGTGGCTAATACGCTTGAAGTCAATGCTCTTTCTTTAGCAGAGATTGATATGGTAATTTTTCATCAAGCAAATGCTTTTATGCTTGATTTTATTAGAAAAAGATGTGGTATTGATTCAGATAAATTCTATGTTTCAATGAGCGACATAGGTAATACTGTTTCATCAACAATTCCTATTGCGCTTAGTCGAGTAATAAAAGAAAATAGGTTTAAAACAAATCAAGAAGCCTTGCTCTGCGGTTTTGGAGTTGGTTTGTCAATGGCGGGAGTAGTAATTGAAATTTGTTAA
- a CDS encoding phosphopantetheine-binding protein — protein sequence MEKEIFVSNVRQQFIDAEEIVLEMSTEFRQLDSYDSLTGMTIMVMIKDEYGVDISESDYRAKKTVQELYEYVLAKTEKVMDAYINGISYYLPEKAITNDELQEIFPEWEVDKVASRIGVEKRYLSSTTEFTSDLAIASANKLIEDYNIDKSSVDYLIICSQTPDYLLPATSCIVQDKTGLPKSIGALDINLGCSGYIYGLGFAKGLIFSGQAKNIIFVTSETLTKFIHQDDKANRALFGDAATATFITSEPNKDFFLQR from the coding sequence ATGGAAAAAGAAATTTTTGTTTCAAATGTTAGACAACAATTTATTGATGCTGAAGAGATTGTTTTAGAAATGTCTACTGAATTTAGACAATTAGATAGTTATGATTCATTGACTGGAATGACTATTATGGTTATGATAAAAGATGAGTACGGTGTTGATATTTCTGAAAGTGATTACAGAGCAAAGAAAACTGTGCAAGAGCTATATGAATATGTGTTAGCAAAAACAGAAAAAGTAATGGATGCCTATATTAATGGTATTTCTTACTATTTGCCCGAGAAGGCAATTACAAATGATGAGTTGCAAGAGATCTTTCCTGAATGGGAAGTTGATAAGGTAGCATCTCGCATTGGCGTAGAAAAAAGATATTTGTCATCAACTACTGAATTTACAAGTGATTTAGCTATCGCAAGTGCAAATAAATTAATTGAGGATTATAACATTGATAAATCCTCAGTTGATTATTTGATTATTTGTTCACAGACGCCTGATTATTTATTGCCTGCAACTTCATGTATTGTACAAGATAAGACAGGTTTGCCAAAATCAATTGGAGCATTAGATATTAATCTAGGCTGTTCTGGTTATATTTATGGTTTAGGCTTTGCAAAAGGATTAATATTTTCGGGCCAGGCTAAAAATATCATTTTTGTGACTTCTGAAACATTAACAAAATTTATCCATCAAGACGATAAAGCTAATAGAGCTTTATTTGGCGATGCTGCAACAGCGACATTTATTACATCTGAACCAAATAAAGATTTTTTTCTGCAAAGATAA
- a CDS encoding 3-oxoacyl-[acyl-carrier-protein] synthase III C-terminal domain-containing protein — protein MIIKNSAGHLNKKESNSILDDDGNFVLNDDYLYMNGTEIFNFTAFEIPKLIKNILDVNNLTLDDLSMTVLHQANSFMLDFIRKRSGIASEKMYINLLETGNTLSSTIPIALCKLIENNQIKEHNKILLSGFGVGLSMAGVIIEN, from the coding sequence TTGATAATTAAAAATAGTGCTGGACATTTAAATAAAAAGGAATCGAACAGTATTTTGGATGACGATGGAAACTTTGTTTTAAATGACGATTATTTGTATATGAACGGTACTGAGATTTTTAATTTTACAGCTTTCGAAATTCCAAAATTAATAAAAAACATTTTAGATGTAAATAATCTAACATTAGATGATTTATCTATGACTGTACTACATCAGGCAAATTCATTTATGCTTGATTTTATTAGAAAAAGAAGTGGCATTGCTTCAGAAAAGATGTATATTAATTTACTCGAAACAGGAAATACTTTATCTTCAACAATTCCAATAGCGCTTTGTAAATTAATTGAAAACAATCAGATAAAAGAGCATAATAAAATTTTATTATCGGGATTTGGTGTTGGTTTATCCATGGCAGGTGTAATAATCGAAAATTAA
- the pseI gene encoding pseudaminic acid synthase, with the protein MKIRNISINENSPVFIIAELSANHNGSLEVALETVRVAKRAGADCIKLQTYTADTITLDSQKDDFMIKGSIWDGKNLHDLYKEAYTPWEWHKTIFEEAEKVGLVCFSSPFDKSSIDFLENLNTPAYKIASFEITDIPLIEYAASKGKPIIISTGIAEQEDIELALDACRRMGNNDIALLKCTSSYPAPIEEANMSMVKDLAERYNIISGLSDHTMGATVPIVATAFGAKIIEKHFILDRAIGGPDASFSMNEEEFGAMVKAVREAESAIGVVDYTLTEKQVAGKDYSRSLYVVEDIKAGEIITEQNVRSIRPGYGMHPKYYNDILGKEVVVDLEKGDALKWDNIIK; encoded by the coding sequence ATGAAAATTAGGAATATTTCTATAAATGAAAATTCACCAGTATTTATAATTGCTGAATTATCAGCAAATCATAATGGAAGTTTAGAAGTAGCTTTAGAAACTGTAAGAGTCGCAAAAAGGGCTGGTGCTGATTGTATAAAATTGCAAACATATACTGCAGACACAATAACTCTTGATTCCCAAAAAGATGATTTTATGATAAAAGGATCAATATGGGATGGAAAGAATTTACACGATTTATACAAAGAGGCTTATACGCCGTGGGAATGGCATAAAACTATTTTTGAGGAGGCAGAAAAAGTAGGTTTAGTTTGTTTTTCATCACCTTTTGATAAATCATCGATAGATTTTTTAGAAAATTTAAATACACCTGCATATAAAATTGCTTCGTTTGAAATAACAGATATCCCATTAATTGAATATGCAGCATCTAAAGGTAAACCTATTATCATTTCTACTGGTATTGCAGAGCAAGAAGATATAGAGTTGGCATTAGATGCTTGTCGAAGAATGGGAAATAATGATATAGCATTATTAAAATGTACTTCTAGTTACCCTGCTCCTATAGAAGAAGCAAACATGAGTATGGTAAAAGACTTAGCAGAAAGATACAATATTATTAGTGGATTATCTGATCATACTATGGGGGCAACAGTGCCTATTGTTGCCACAGCTTTTGGTGCTAAAATAATCGAGAAACATTTTATCCTTGATCGAGCAATAGGAGGGCCAGATGCTTCTTTTTCTATGAATGAAGAAGAATTTGGCGCTATGGTAAAAGCTGTGAGAGAAGCAGAAAGTGCTATTGGTGTGGTTGATTACACATTAACGGAAAAACAAGTTGCAGGTAAAGATTATTCTCGTTCATTGTATGTTGTTGAAGATATTAAAGCTGGGGAAATTATTACAGAACAAAATGTTAGATCAATAAGACCCGGGTATGGAATGCATCCTAAGTATTATAATGATATTTTAGGTAAAGAAGTTGTTGTCGATTTAGAAAAAGGAGATGCTTTAAAGTGGGATAATATCATTAAATAA
- a CDS encoding sialidase family protein, with product MIYRESDKHAYGLNGVAKIYNSLDGKQWTFLKEFSVDGVDLRDPKFSIDGNKLSVYLHGSVWLRGGVVESRDFISNLNKVEWSNLQQVLLDNKKSGTTKIIGNESWPWRVTWYKDVAYVFGYNGKGIFDLYTSRDGINFANDGEYFDKIGAIPTEATIRVDKNGVFYCFVRRNEGSSVLLKSTNKGEKWETIGEIPIVSIGGPNFVFYKNGLIFSGRDNGKVIVGYFDLTNNSYSKFKTLPSGGDCGYPGMVIKDNDLWISYYSAHENKISTAIYLSKIDLTTIN from the coding sequence TTGATATACAGAGAGTCAGATAAACATGCTTATGGTCTTAATGGAGTTGCTAAAATTTATAATAGTTTAGATGGTAAACAATGGACATTTTTAAAAGAGTTTAGTGTTGATGGAGTTGATCTACGAGACCCTAAATTTTCTATAGATGGCAATAAATTATCAGTTTATCTTCATGGTTCTGTTTGGTTGAGAGGAGGAGTTGTTGAAAGTAGAGATTTTATTTCTAATTTGAATAAGGTTGAATGGAGTAACCTCCAACAGGTATTACTCGATAATAAGAAATCAGGAACTACAAAAATTATAGGTAATGAATCTTGGCCTTGGCGCGTGACTTGGTATAAAGATGTAGCTTATGTTTTCGGATATAATGGAAAGGGCATATTTGACTTATATACTAGTAGGGACGGAATAAATTTTGCAAATGATGGAGAGTATTTTGATAAAATAGGAGCAATTCCCACCGAAGCAACAATTCGAGTTGACAAAAATGGAGTTTTTTATTGCTTTGTGAGAAGAAATGAAGGGTCTTCTGTTTTGTTAAAATCAACAAATAAAGGAGAAAAATGGGAAACCATTGGTGAGATTCCAATTGTTAGTATAGGAGGACCTAATTTTGTGTTTTATAAAAATGGCTTGATTTTCTCTGGAAGAGACAATGGGAAAGTTATTGTCGGTTATTTTGATTTGACCAACAACTCATATAGTAAGTTCAAAACTTTGCCTAGTGGTGGTGATTGTGGTTATCCTGGAATGGTCATTAAAGATAATGATTTGTGGATAAGTTACTATTCTGCACATGAAAATAAAATTAGCACAGCTATTTATCTTTCTAAAATTGATTTGACGACTATCAATTAA
- a CDS encoding lipopolysaccharide biosynthesis protein: protein MSQKLVKSTIYYSIGEIVPRIISFLLLPILTKYLTPDEYGIVSYTNSVMMFVFVIATLSLNTFVLRHYYSSKDEYSRKELIGSTFLFIFGFNCILMIFQMLFFPLLIDFFNVNIPFKPYFQLAILNNFFDVISIIPLVLYRVKENAKGFLILSLSRTLLQFLMVYVLVVIYSEGLLGSYYARLVINIPFMFVYFYMIYKNSIFKINFKLIKEALHFTLPILPGSLAFLFVSLSDRVILERYISLDQLGIFSVAITLATVLNIVIQALYKTFEPILFKEYYNENFQETNLKLYKIYLLAVFSGAFGTSIFSKEFFMIATSGVFREGYKLVPLFIVSVVISGINTYLNILMIANKKQKMVSIVSIISAVISVILNFILIPYYGCYGAIIASVASFIFSNIIFQYYTIITKKYIITQVILIAQIVFVPIIYDELFNFNILINFVLKIIICILFILLSFKFFNIDLNFVKLMFTKNSVKKNSY from the coding sequence ATGTCTCAAAAACTCGTAAAAAGCACAATATATTATTCAATAGGAGAAATTGTCCCTAGAATTATTTCATTTCTTTTATTACCTATTTTAACTAAATATCTGACACCAGATGAATATGGCATAGTAAGCTATACTAATTCAGTAATGATGTTTGTATTTGTAATAGCTACTTTGTCGTTGAATACTTTTGTTCTGCGTCATTATTATAGTTCTAAAGATGAATATTCAAGAAAAGAATTAATCGGGAGTACGTTTTTATTTATTTTTGGATTCAATTGTATCTTGATGATTTTTCAAATGCTTTTCTTTCCATTACTAATAGATTTCTTTAACGTTAATATTCCGTTTAAACCCTATTTCCAATTAGCAATTTTAAATAATTTTTTTGATGTAATTTCTATTATTCCTTTAGTGTTATATAGGGTAAAAGAAAATGCAAAAGGATTCTTAATATTAAGCTTGTCAAGAACTTTGCTTCAATTTTTGATGGTTTATGTTTTAGTAGTTATATATAGCGAAGGTTTGTTAGGAAGTTATTATGCAAGGTTGGTTATTAATATACCTTTCATGTTTGTATATTTTTATATGATCTATAAGAATAGTATTTTCAAGATAAATTTTAAATTAATAAAGGAAGCACTGCATTTTACTTTACCTATTTTGCCTGGAAGTTTGGCTTTTTTATTTGTGTCATTGAGCGATAGGGTAATTTTGGAAAGATACATTTCACTGGATCAATTAGGGATCTTTTCTGTAGCTATAACTCTAGCGACTGTTTTAAATATTGTGATTCAAGCTTTATATAAAACATTTGAGCCAATCTTATTCAAAGAATACTATAATGAAAATTTTCAAGAGACAAACTTAAAATTATACAAAATTTATTTATTAGCTGTTTTTTCAGGAGCATTTGGAACTTCTATTTTTAGTAAAGAGTTTTTTATGATTGCAACATCAGGTGTTTTTAGAGAAGGTTATAAATTAGTGCCATTATTTATTGTTTCTGTCGTTATTTCAGGTATTAACACCTATTTAAATATCTTAATGATAGCAAATAAAAAGCAAAAAATGGTTTCTATAGTTTCAATTATTTCTGCCGTCATATCAGTTATTCTTAATTTTATTTTAATACCATACTATGGGTGTTATGGTGCTATAATCGCTTCTGTAGCTTCTTTTATATTTTCAAATATTATCTTTCAATACTATACAATTATTACTAAAAAATATATCATAACTCAAGTGATATTAATTGCACAAATCGTATTTGTACCGATAATTTATGATGAATTATTTAATTTTAACATACTAATAAATTTTGTATTAAAGATCATTATTTGTATTCTTTTTATACTTCTTAGTTTTAAGTTCTTTAATATTGATTTGAACTTTGTCAAATTAATGTTTACAAAGAATAGTGTTAAGAAAAATAGTTATTAA
- a CDS encoding O-antigen polymerase encodes MKTRWFTNPIWVYSWIWIFVMLVYNLRWSNYYNNLSVKLISFFCITFFLSFIGGYILEITKKNKFKEIPVSYYNLTMLLFLWVGYILEFLYSGGVPLLLVLKGSFGNYKDFTGIPTFHVILASYTIFLGVYFFHQFVSTKTNKKLLMFLILAVFPNLLVLNRGAIMITLIACLIIYLMKQNIVKITKMIKIVLGVLVVLFLFGQLGNVRNELSADNKEYILSLGGATDEFISGNVPFEYYWGYLYIASPLGNLDNLVNNYDPKFDIHNVPNLMFEFTPDFISNRLRLIFNDGEIEDISNYLVVESLNAPTVYFRSYFLLGWIGMWSMYFFSMFSVICYLFILPTSGKYYLTGLGILSSIIILNTFGNMWISSGTVLIWPLIFSLFDKIKIKNNA; translated from the coding sequence ATGAAAACTAGATGGTTTACAAATCCTATATGGGTTTACTCTTGGATTTGGATTTTTGTCATGTTAGTTTATAATTTAAGATGGTCAAATTATTATAATAATTTATCTGTAAAATTAATATCTTTTTTTTGCATAACATTTTTTTTGTCGTTTATAGGAGGATATATACTGGAGATTACAAAAAAGAATAAATTTAAAGAGATCCCAGTCAGTTATTATAATTTAACGATGTTATTATTTTTGTGGGTTGGATATATATTAGAGTTTTTGTATTCTGGAGGTGTTCCTTTACTTCTAGTATTAAAAGGGTCATTTGGAAATTATAAAGATTTTACGGGAATACCTACTTTCCATGTGATTTTAGCATCGTATACTATTTTTTTGGGAGTTTACTTTTTTCATCAATTTGTATCGACAAAAACGAACAAAAAACTACTAATGTTTTTGATTTTGGCAGTTTTTCCAAATTTACTGGTACTTAATCGAGGGGCAATAATGATTACCCTAATAGCTTGCCTAATTATCTATTTAATGAAACAAAATATTGTCAAAATTACTAAAATGATAAAAATTGTTTTAGGAGTTTTAGTTGTTTTGTTTTTATTCGGACAACTTGGTAATGTACGTAATGAACTTTCTGCAGATAATAAAGAATATATTTTAAGTTTAGGAGGAGCAACGGATGAATTTATTTCTGGAAATGTACCTTTCGAATATTACTGGGGATATTTATATATTGCTTCTCCTCTAGGTAATTTAGACAATCTTGTAAATAACTATGATCCAAAATTTGACATCCATAACGTTCCAAATTTGATGTTTGAATTTACTCCAGATTTTATCTCTAATAGGCTACGATTAATTTTTAATGATGGAGAGATAGAAGATATTTCAAATTATTTAGTAGTAGAGTCTTTAAATGCACCAACTGTATATTTTAGGTCATACTTTTTATTGGGTTGGATAGGTATGTGGTCGATGTATTTTTTTTCTATGTTTTCAGTAATTTGTTATCTTTTTATTTTGCCAACTTCAGGAAAATATTATTTAACAGGATTGGGGATACTATCATCCATTATCATTTTAAATACATTTGGTAATATGTGGATATCTTCAGGAACTGTTTTAATATGGCCTTTGATATTTTCATTGTTTGATAAAATTAAAATTAAAAATAATGCTTAA
- a CDS encoding glycosyltransferase family 2 protein produces the protein MLKKVVSIIVPAYNVQDYIYQSLESLLDIKDDNDIEVIIINDGSTDQTLNVIKSFITNYSCFSFHLIDQVNTGLSGARNNGLKLAKGEYVFFMDSDDIIHCDGLLEMLKKAQETKADIIVGNYYEFTDLEKNKVYRNDKTNFEKPLITLDERLEKLFTIDISFAVWNKLYKYDFLVQKNLIFKEGMWFEDLDFVFRAFYEAHKIEKVENFVYGYRQRPNSIMTLVVPKILDKMKIMESLSVFLVDKGTFEYYKAQYDILYLKMAFSILSPVIKRDTDSFEVIVKGVLKNPYFANLIKSNLVNLELMKINERVFYYLLKSNIINYYSLRMLFNISKLWK, from the coding sequence ATGCTTAAAAAAGTAGTTAGTATAATCGTTCCCGCCTATAATGTACAAGATTATATATATCAATCTTTAGAATCTCTTTTAGATATTAAAGATGATAATGATATAGAAGTAATAATAATCAACGATGGATCTACTGATCAAACATTGAATGTCATTAAATCCTTTATAACAAATTATTCTTGCTTTAGTTTTCATTTAATTGATCAAGTTAACACTGGCCTAAGCGGTGCAAGAAACAACGGGTTAAAGTTAGCCAAAGGAGAATATGTTTTTTTTATGGATAGTGATGATATTATTCATTGCGACGGGTTACTTGAAATGTTAAAAAAAGCACAGGAAACAAAAGCAGATATTATTGTTGGTAATTATTATGAATTTACTGACTTAGAAAAAAACAAAGTATATAGAAATGATAAAACTAATTTTGAAAAACCTTTAATTACACTTGATGAACGTTTGGAAAAATTATTTACAATTGATATTTCTTTTGCTGTTTGGAATAAGCTTTATAAATATGATTTCTTAGTTCAAAAGAACCTAATATTTAAAGAGGGAATGTGGTTTGAAGATTTAGATTTTGTTTTTAGAGCTTTTTATGAAGCCCATAAAATTGAAAAAGTTGAAAACTTTGTTTATGGTTACAGGCAACGACCAAATTCAATTATGACTTTAGTAGTTCCTAAAATTCTTGACAAAATGAAAATTATGGAATCTTTGTCAGTTTTTTTAGTAGATAAGGGGACTTTTGAATATTACAAAGCGCAGTATGATATCTTGTATTTAAAAATGGCATTTTCAATTTTAAGTCCCGTAATTAAAAGAGACACTGATTCTTTTGAAGTAATCGTGAAAGGAGTTTTGAAGAATCCGTATTTTGCTAATTTAATTAAAAGCAATTTAGTTAATTTAGAATTGATGAAAATTAACGAAAGAGTATTTTATTATCTTCTTAAAAGTAATATCATAAATTATTATAGTTTAAGAATGCTATTTAATATTAGTAAATTATGGAAATAA